Proteins found in one Tamandua tetradactyla isolate mTamTet1 chromosome 3, mTamTet1.pri, whole genome shotgun sequence genomic segment:
- the C3H2orf69 gene encoding mitochondrial protein C2orf69 homolog: MWGLKFLRSPPLLLLLPQLVIRGAVSSSEARTMSIGSSGAARCTPSAEGRRHQCLYLPTVPGADPQRSNELLLLVAEGEGQEQQGVGGDWAKEEQQPPPQHHVLYFPGDVQNYHEIMTHHPENYQWENWSLENVATVLARRFPNSYIWVIKCSRMHLHKFSCYDNFVKSNMFGAPEHSTDFGAFKHLYALLVNAFNLTQNSLLSKKTVNASNKDSKASNCRSSSYTTNGCQGEKERTCEKFDESAMSFYPPSLNGASFTLIGFSKGCVVLNQLLFELKEAKKDKSIDAFIKSIRTMYWLDGGHSGGSNTWVTYPEVLKEFAQTGIVVHTHVTPYQVRDPMRSWIGKEHKKFVQILGDFGVQVTSQIHFAKEAPSIENHFRVHEAF; encoded by the exons ATGTGGGGGCTCAAGTTCCTGCGGTCTCCGCCACTGCTCCTTTTGCTGCCGCAGCTCGTAATTCGAGGAGCCGTGTCCAGCTCTGAGGCCAGAACCATGAGTATAGGCAGCAGCGGCGCCGCGCGATGCACCCCCTCTGCCGAGGGGCGCCGCCATCAGTGCCTATATCTGCCCACCGTGCCGGGAGCCGATCCGCAGCGTAGCAACGAGTTGCTACTGCTGGTGGCGGAAGGGGAGGGACAGGAGCAGCAGGGCGTCGGCGGGGACTGGGCGAAAGAGGAGCAGCAACCGCCGCCCCAGCATCACGTCCTCTACTTCCCCGGGGATGTACAG AATTATCATGAAATTATGACTCATCATCCTGAGAATTATCAGTGGGAAAACTGGAGTCTAGAAAACGTTGCCACTGTTCTAGCCCGTCGGTTCCCTAATAGTTATATTTGGGTGATAAAGTGTTCCCGAATGCATTTGCACAAATTCAGCTGCTATGACaattttgtgaaaagtaacatgttTGGTGCCCCAGAGCACAGTACTGACTTTGGGGCTTTTAAGCACCTCTATGCATTATTAGTTAATGCTTTTAACTTAACTCAAAACAGTTTGCTATCAAAGAAGACTGTGAATGCTTCAAATAAGGATTCCAAAGCATCTAATTGTAGGTCCAGTTCTTATACTACTAATGGTTgtcagggagagaaagaaaggacctGTGAAAAATTTGATGAATCTGCCATGAGTTTTTATCCACCATCACTAAATGGTGCATCTTTTACTTTGATTGGATTCAGTAAAGGGTGTGTTGTTCTGAATCAGTTACTTTTTGAATTGAAAGAAGCCAAGAAAGACAAGAGCATAGATGCCTTTATCAAAAGCATAAGAACTATGTACTGGCTGGATGGTGGTCATTCTGGTGGAAGCAATACTTGGGTTACTTATCCagaagtcttgaaagaatttgcACAAACGGGGATTGTCGTTCACACCCATGTAACACCTTACCAAGTACGTGATCCAATGAGATCTTGGATTGGAAAGGAGCACAAGAAATTTGTTCAGATACTTGGAGATTTTGGTGTGCAGGTGACTAGTCAGATTCATTTTGCGAAGGAAGCACCTTCTATAGAGAATCACTTCAGGGTTCATGAAGCATTTTGA